The sequence TTGTAAGTAATCAGTAGCTTTTGGATCTAAACTCTCAATCTCTAAGACAATTTGGCTAAAATTTGATTTTAAAATTTCTAAAATTAAACCACCAAAACCACGCCCTTGATACTTAACACAAACTGCTAAAAATGCTAAATAAGATATATTTTCATAGCTATATATAGCAGAATAACCTACAAACTCATTATCATTATAAAAAGAGAAAATAGATAGATTTTCATCATTTGCATATATGTTATTAGATAAATTTATTGGTGCTACTAGCTCATTTGAAGGGAAAACTTCTGAATTTAGCCTTAAAATATCTGTAAAAATATCGCTATTTACATCAACTAATCTACAATCCAAACTCATTTACAAACCTCATCAAGCATCGTATTTATCGCATTTTTAAGCATATTATAAACGCTTTGAAAATCACTCATATCACCATAATACGGATCTGGAATTTCAGCCCCATCAAGCCCAAAATCCCCCATCAAAGCTACCTTATTGCCAAGCTTTAAACGCAAAATATCATCATAATTTTGCCTATCCATCGCTATAATCAAATCAAATTTAGAATCACTCCTATCAATTTGCCTACCTTTTAGCATAGAGATATCAACTCCATTTTGCCGCCCAATCCTTATAGAGCGACTATCTGGTGGCTCTGATATATGATAATTGCTAGTTCCTGCTGAATCTATCAAAATATCCAAGCCACGCTCTTTGGCTACCTTTCTTGCGATACCTTCAGCCAAAGGCGAGCGACAAATATTACCAAGACATACAAATAAAATTGATTTAACCATTAAGACCTCTTATATTTTATTTTAAAATCAATTATTTTGATTTTGTTGCTTTTGCGTAATGGATGTGGCGGATAGCCATCTTTCCATTTATACATTTTCTTTCCTTTTAATTTTAATTATCTTAGAAATTCTAGAATTCTACCACCATTTCTAGCTAAAAAGTTTGTAAAACCAAAATATTTCCTTAATTTATAATTAAAATTGTTTTGTGAATTATAATAAAATTAACATTAAATTCTAAGGAATTCTAGAATTCTGCTATAATTTTATAAAAAGGATGAAAAATGAGTTTAAAAAATATTTTTTATATTGTGTTTAACACACTTCCTACGATTTGCAAGCATTTTAGCACGACTGCTAAGCTCACATGGTTTGCCTATCAAAACTCTGATAGTATAGAAAAGCTAAAAAACGCAAGCACAAAAGATGAAAAAATAAACGCCGCAATAGAGCTAGCCAAAAAAGTTTTGGAGTTTAAAAAAGAAAATCCAGCCGAGTTTAACGAAGCATTTGATGCACTTGGCGAAATAATTTTAAAGATTGAAAGCGACAAGGATTTTCGCAAGAGCATTTTGGGCTAAAATCAGCCTAAGCAATTGCTAGAATTGCTTAACTCAAATCTTTTTAGGCAAACATTAAGCCCAAAATCTCTTTTACTTCTTTTATTTTCTTGCTATCTAGCTCGCCGATTTTGCTCACAAATCGCTCTGTGCTTACGCACCTTACTTGGTCGCAGAGTATCTTTGCGTTTTTATTTAGCAGAGTAAAACTCACTCTAAAAGGCGCAGCAAAGCCCTTTGAAGTAATTGGTGCGATTATGCGAGTATTTAGGTAGTTTAGCTCATTTGGCGAGATGATGAGGCAAGGTCTTTGCTTTTTTATCTCAGCACCCATTGTGGGATCGAGGCTTACCCACCAAATCTCAAACCTGCTCATTCTACCACTCCCAGTCTTTTTGTTCTACATCACAAGTGGCAAAATCATCTATTAAATCACTTTTATCGTTTTTAGCCAGCTCTCTTAGCTTTTTTGTATCCCAGCTTGAAATTTTGCTAGTTTTAAGAGGCTTTATAAGCAGTCCGTCTTTTAAAATCTCCAAGCTTACTTTATCAAAACCAAAATGCTCTATTATATTTTTTGGTATTCTTATGCCTTTCGAAGTGCCGATTGAGATTATATTTGCAGTAGTCATTTGCTCTCCTTTTCATAATTATAAAATAATTATTTTTAAAAAGAGATAAAAGATTTTTAATCTAAGGAATTCTAAAATTCCCTAGCTAGCATAAGCCACAAGGGAATTTTAGAATGTTTGTAATATTTAAAAATTTATGCTTTATACTGCACTTTAATCGTCATTTTATCATTCGAACCAAGAGTTACTTTTATAGGACAACCATCAATTTGTGAACCATTAAATGATAAACCTACTGTATTATCTACTATTATTTCCATGTTATCAACACCATTTTCTTTACCTTGCTTGATTAATGTAGAAACCATGTCCTTTTGAGCTTCGATTTTATCTTTTTGAGTCAACAAATCATAGCCTTTTTCGAGTGCCATTTTAATCAAAGCAATAGCTGGATTTTGAATAAAATCTAAAATACCACTCTTATTGCTTAAAAGAAAATTTTTAGCAGTATTAAAACCATTTTGTGTTGTTAAATCAAAACTTGTCATTTTTTCTCCTTTTTTAAAAATTTGCTAATTATAGCAAAAAATACGATTTTTAGCGGATATTAGCGCAAATTTTCCGCTAGCTCGCCTAAGACTTTCACATTTTTTCCATCATATAAAAAATGCTTATCAAAGTAGCCAAGGCTCTTTGATTTTTCTGTAATGTCTAGCAAAAAAAGCGGTTTTCTTGCTCTCTTTGCTTATCCATTTTGCCTACGATTATTTGGCTAAGCTCGCCAAAATCCCCATCGCTAATTACTAGCAAATCGCTTTTTTCAAACTCATCTTTGCTCATCATCTCCACGCCTTTTTCTAGTGCCTTGCCTACACCTGTGCTACCTGCTATTAGCACATTTAAATCGTAGTTTTGCGTTTTGTTTTTGCTTAGCTCAGTTTTTGCCATAGCGATGATCTCTTCAAAATTTACATTTACTTCGTTCATTTTTGCCCCTTAGAATTCTAGATTTTCTATGCTTAGGCTAGGAAACTGCGCTTTTAGAGCTTGGTTTGCTCTTTTTAGCTCAGCCCAAAGAAGTAGTTTTGAGCCTAGTTTTTGTTTTTTTATAAGCTCTGCGGCTGTCTTTAACGCACTCTTAAAGCTCCCATCACTCTCATCATCAAGCAGACCAGCGACATTAGTACCCACCTTGCTAGCTAGCTTATCAGCCTTAAAGATATAAAGCGCATTAGTAAAAAGTACGCTAACACTATTTGCTCTATCTTTAGCAAAACTTTCTATCTTACTAGCAGTATTAAGCAGCTCATTTTTTGCTTTTTGGTGGCTTAACCTGCTAGCCTGCTCTTTTAGCAGTTTGCCAAACTGGGAGTTTATACTCTCATTTGAAAACTCAGAACAGACTATATCAATGATACCAAATAACAGCGAATCGCACTCACTAATAGCATTTAGACCTTTGTCTATAAGCTCCAAGTCTTTGTTAATTTCTGCACTCTGTCTATCTAGTTCTGCATCAATTTCTTCATCGCTCATTTTTTCAAAGTCTAGCTCTTTTTGCTCTCTAGGCTCATCATCAGCAAACGACTCACCCAGCTCATCACCAGCAAGGCAGATTATCTCAAAATCCTCGCATATTTTTTTAACCCCAGCATTTAGCACCTCAGTGATTTTAGCTCTATCGCCACCTTGTAGTTCAGTTAAGATTGTTTGTAGCATATTTGCTCCTTTTAGTAAAATTGTAAGCGTATTTTACAAGAAGCATGCGACATCTAATGTCGTAAAATGATAAATGAGAAAATAATTTTAAAAAATTTCTATGTTTTCTAGTAAATGTAAATGAAAGATTGAAATTTAGTAGCTTTTATTATTAAATAGGTGTATAGTTTGCAAATTATATATCTGCTAACAAATAAAGAACTTGAGTAATTACCACGCTATTTATTTGCTTCATAGATAAAATAACAGCGTGGTAAGTAATCTTTTTGCATTTTTTATCGTTTAGTAAGTAGGTAAAACCTTTACAATTATGAAACATGCGACACTAAATTTTAAGATTTGCTGACTTATCTAAGGGATGATTAAAAGCCCTAGCTCCATTAAACATGTTTTCTGTGTTTTCTACACTACTTACATACCAGTATCCAATAGGGATATTAAAACAAGCGCATCTCTTAAGCTCTATATAGCTATTTTGCTAAAATTCTAGTTAAAAAACTTCTCTATATCAGCTTCTATTTTTGGCGCAGCAGTTGTGGCTTTTTCTATGTAGCATTTGCTGAATGCGTGGTCTATATCGCTTTTATCAAGGTTGTTTAAAATGCTGTTTTTAGCGTATTTAGCAAAGCTTGCCACATCTAGCACCTGCCCGCTCGTGCCTATGCATACAAATAGTGAGTTCTTGGCATAGCGCAGAGCCTCTAACTCGTGGTATAAAGTAGCATAAAAAGGTGCTGCTTCGCCAAACATAACGATATTGTGGCGAAACTTCTTACACCCACATTTACAAATATGCTCTCTAGCATTTATAGCCTCGTAGCCGATATACTCTATTTTCTTACAATTTTGGCAGTAAATCTCAGGCAAAAATCCGTGTAAATGAACGACACCAGCGCAGCCTGCTCGCTCTAGTAAATCATCTACATTTTGCGTTAGCACGGATATTTGCTCGCCATAGCGTTCTTTTAGCCTTGCTATCATTTTGTGAGCTTCGTTTGGCTCACAGCCAGCTAACTGAGCCCTACGCTTGTCATAAAAATCTAACACTTTTTGTCTATTTTCTCTAAACCCACGAGCCGAGCAAACCTCCATTATATCATACTCTTCCCAAAGTCCGTCAGAGTCTCTAAAAGTCCTTAGCCCACTCTCAGCCGATAATCCAGCACCACTTAAAATAAGCACTTTTTTCATCTTTACTCCTTAAAAATACTCAAAACTCTAGCCAAAATTCCAGACTATAATAGAATTTTGAAAAATTTATATAATTTTTGTTACTAAATAATAAAAAGTTCCATCACTTCTTTCTTCATTTACATTTGAAAAATTCTTCCACTCCATTGTATAACTACCTTTTAGTATTATGGGGTCTTCAATGCCTTTTTTCGTCCCAGCGCCAGTATGTTCTGCCCATTTTAGCTCACCATGTTTTGTAATTCCATGTTGAAGTGAAAAATCCTTGTAAACACAATCATTGTTTTGCGGTGATTCAAGATATGTTTTATCATTTGTGAGAAAAACAGCATAGCCCTCTTTAAAATTATTCTTTTCTTGTCCTTTTATGATTTCTATTTTTTGTTCTTTTATGCTTTCTATTCGCATAATGTCTTTTAGATACAAATAACAGCCTATATCTTTTGCCCCTTGGTTTTTTAGATTGAAAACCTCTTGAGTTATTTTATCTATCATTTCTTCTTTTTTGCTATTTTTAGTTTTGTATTTTAGCTCTATCGGTATCCATTTATTGCTAATAAATACAAGAATATCAATGTGCATTTTATCATCAAATGTAGGTACATACTCTAATCTTACTTTCGCATTAGTATACATTTCTTTTATAACCAAAGCCATTTCTAACTGAAAATCAGCCTCAGAACAAAAAATTTGACGCTTGCCTTGTAATGTTTTTATTATTTCTGTCATGTTAATTGACATTTGATACCTCTTTTTTTGAACATTTAGATTTTTGAATTATATCTAAAATTTTTGTGCTTTTAATTATTTTTTGTCTTT is a genomic window of Campylobacter devanensis containing:
- a CDS encoding SIR2 family NAD-dependent protein deacylase; this encodes MKKVLILSGAGLSAESGLRTFRDSDGLWEEYDIMEVCSARGFRENRQKVLDFYDKRRAQLAGCEPNEAHKMIARLKERYGEQISVLTQNVDDLLERAGCAGVVHLHGFLPEIYCQNCKKIEYIGYEAINAREHICKCGCKKFRHNIVMFGEAAPFYATLYHELEALRYAKNSLFVCIGTSGQVLDVASFAKYAKNSILNNLDKSDIDHAFSKCYIEKATTAAPKIEADIEKFFN
- a CDS encoding AbrB/MazE/SpoVT family DNA-binding domain-containing protein, which codes for MTTANIISIGTSKGIRIPKNIIEHFGFDKVSLEILKDGLLIKPLKTSKISSWDTKKLRELAKNDKSDLIDDFATCDVEQKDWEW
- a CDS encoding low molecular weight protein-tyrosine-phosphatase → MVKSILFVCLGNICRSPLAEGIARKVAKERGLDILIDSAGTSNYHISEPPDSRSIRIGRQNGVDISMLKGRQIDRSDSKFDLIIAMDRQNYDDILRLKLGNKVALMGDFGLDGAEIPDPYYGDMSDFQSVYNMLKNAINTMLDEVCK
- a CDS encoding vWA domain-containing protein, with amino-acid sequence MNEVNVNFEEIIAMAKTELSKNKTQNYDLNVLIAGSTGVGKALEKGVEMMSKDEFEKSDLLVISDGDFGELSQIIVGKMDKQREQENRFFC
- a CDS encoding type II toxin-antitoxin system PemK/MazF family toxin, with product MSRFEIWWVSLDPTMGAEIKKQRPCLIISPNELNYLNTRIIAPITSKGFAAPFRVSFTLLNKNAKILCDQVRCVSTERFVSKIGELDSKKIKEVKEILGLMFA
- a CDS encoding GNAT family N-acetyltransferase, coding for MSLDCRLVDVNSDIFTDILRLNSEVFPSNELVAPINLSNNIYANDENLSIFSFYNDNEFVGYSAIYSYENISYLAFLAVCVKYQGRGFGGLILEILKSNFSQIVLEIESLDPKATDYLQRVKRSKFYNNHGFKDSGYKISYCKMTYSIYSNFEFDSKQFIDMFNLFKSKNYFDFKFE
- a CDS encoding BspA family leucine-rich repeat surface protein, which codes for MELKRCACFNIPIGYWYVSSVENTENMFNGARAFNHPLDKSANLKI